A stretch of Cicer arietinum cultivar CDC Frontier isolate Library 1 chromosome 5, Cicar.CDCFrontier_v2.0, whole genome shotgun sequence DNA encodes these proteins:
- the LOC101501599 gene encoding uncharacterized protein: protein MVKPITRAEDSKEENNLKIDLQIDELCSFCLYAHLYHLLLFHLPFHPKLQNHPDSAITQTTDLQSSGDSAPSFLLSQSLSSVALFLPILFLIQELFEFEDLSELIRFLVKRISESLKSGKVADRKNSSAGNKLRGDEEVVDDYSKVESKLNDLKMETQTPGTGNTRGDTSVSQANKGSDSVNDELNCVLNEKELAIGEIDAGRGIFGNEENPSPIGDGHLTVLQQKEKELVDEVTLRTSEVEHLERELEVMKAAAEMTFNNQQSVDFYLDQLTEQVHAKTNDLSTLESEWDAVRKPLEERKRTLEESLYLNSPDAQAMLHKLREVQQEEDFISSEIRKREEEHSKLLADLEKQQKVASRKSYTHRIEEITKNSRKQDADIERILKETREVQLESNSIQERLHRTYAVADEIVFREAKKDPTGLQVYKLLVNIHKGFEQISEKILATDRIRREVSEYEMKLAATPSTSQRLDVSELQSDLDIIIRENEYLDPLLQDK from the exons ATGGTGAAGCCCATAACTCGAGCTGAAGACTCAAAGGAGGAAAAcaacctcaagattgatctccaaattgacgagtt atgttcTTTCTGTTTATACGCTCACTTGTATCATCTCTTACTATTCCATCTACCCTTTCACCCAAAACTCCAAAACCATCCTGACTCGGCCATCACCCAGACCACCGACCTTCAATCTTCCGGTGACTCCGCACCGTCcttccttctttctcaatcgTTGAGTTCTG TGGCTTTGTTTTTACCTATTCTCTTTTTGATACAGGAGCTTTTTGAATTTG AGGACTTATCTGAGTTGATTAGATTCTTGGTCAAGAGGATTTCGGAGTCATTGAAGAGTGGAAAGGTTGCTGATCGTAAAAACAGTAGTGCTGGAAACAAACTAAGA GGAGATGAAGAggtggttgatgattattctaaaGTTGAAAGCAAGCTAAATGATCTCAAAATGGAGACACAAACACCTGGAACAGGAAATACCCGAGGCGACACCTCTGTTAGTCAGGCCAACAAAGGATCCGACTCAGTCAATGATGAATTGAATTGTGTATTAAATGAAAAGGAATTGGCCATAGGAGAGATTGATGCTGGAAGGGGTATATTCGGAAATGAAGAGAATCCTTCTCCTATTGGTGATGGGCATTTGACAGTCTTGCAACAAAAG GAGAAAGAACTCGTTGATGAAGTAACTCTAAGGACTTCAGAAGTGGAACATCTTGAACGAGAATTGGAAGTAATGAAGGCAGCAGCTGAAATGACATTTAATAACCAACAGTCTGTTGACTTCTACCTTGACCAGTTGACTGAACAAGTACATGCTAAAACAAATGACCTTTCGACTTTGGAGTCAGAGTG GGATGCTGTAAGAAAACCCTtggaagagagaaagagaactCTTGAGGAGTCTCTATATTTAAACAGTCCAGATGCACAGGCAATGCTCCACAAGTTGAGAGAAGTACAACAGGAAGAAGATTTCATTTCATCTGAAATTAGAAAGAG GGAGGAGGAACATTCAAAACTTCTTGCAGATCTGGAAAAGCAGCAGAAAGTAGCATCTAGGAAATCCTATACTCACCGTATTGAGGAGATCACAAAGAATAGTCGTAAACAAGATGCTGATATTGAGAGGATCTTAAAAGAAACTAGGGAGGTTCAATTAGAAAGTAATTCTATCCAGGAACGCTTGCATCGGACATATGCCGTTGCCGATGAAATTGTCTTTAG GGAAGCAAAGAAAGATCCAACAGGACTTCAGGTTTATAAACTCCTGGTAAACATCCATAAAGGTTTCGAACAAATATCCGAGAAAATTCTCGCAACTGATAGAATTAGAAGAGAAGTATCTGAATATGAAATGAAACTGGCAGCCACACCTTCTACTTCCCAAAGATTAGATGTGAGCGAGCTACAATCTGATCTTGATATCATTATTAGAGAAAATGAATATCTTGATCCACTGTTACAGgataagtga